Proteins encoded together in one Oceanobacillus iheyensis HTE831 window:
- the ltrA gene encoding group II intron reverse transcriptase/maturase — translation MLMNQILSRDNLILALKRVERNKGSHGIDEMSVKFLRRHLYDNWDSLRENLRKGTYTPSPVRRVEIPKPSGGVRMLGIPTVTDRFIQQAIAQVLHTIFDPTFSEHSYGFRPNRQGHDAVRKARGFIKEGYRWVIDMDLEKFFDKVNHDKLMGVLAKRIKDKELLRLIRKYLQSGVMINGIVVSSEEGTPQGGPLSPLLSNIILDDLDKELEERGLRFVRYADDCNIYVRTKKAGNRVMNSITTFIEEKLHLKVNKEKSAVDRPWKRKFLGFSFTNGKNSKIRIAKESIMRLKQKIREITSRSKPFPMEVRIEKLNKYLMGWCGYYALAETPSKFEEFDKWIRRRLRMCMWKQWKLPRTKVRKLISLGVPDHKAYEWGNTRKNYWRISKSPILSRTLGNSYWSRLGLKSLYQRYEFIRNT, via the coding sequence ATGTTGATGAACCAAATTCTGTCACGGGACAATCTCATTCTCGCACTAAAGCGAGTCGAACGAAATAAAGGAAGTCATGGCATAGATGAAATGTCCGTAAAATTCCTACGAAGACATCTCTATGATAACTGGGATTCCCTTCGGGAGAACTTGAGGAAAGGAACCTATACACCTTCTCCTGTCCGCCGTGTCGAAATCCCGAAACCAAGCGGAGGAGTTCGGATGTTAGGTATTCCAACCGTGACGGATCGTTTCATTCAACAGGCTATTGCCCAAGTGCTTCATACAATTTTTGACCCCACCTTCTCAGAACATAGCTATGGATTCAGGCCCAACCGTCAAGGACATGACGCTGTGAGGAAGGCAAGGGGGTTTATTAAAGAAGGATACAGATGGGTAATTGATATGGACCTAGAGAAATTCTTTGATAAGGTGAACCATGATAAGCTCATGGGTGTTTTAGCGAAGCGCATCAAGGATAAGGAACTGCTTCGGCTTATTCGGAAATACCTACAATCTGGCGTCATGATAAATGGGATAGTAGTTAGCTCCGAAGAAGGCACTCCGCAAGGCGGGCCGTTGAGCCCTCTTCTTTCTAACATTATATTAGATGATTTAGATAAGGAGCTGGAGGAGCGTGGGCTACGTTTCGTTCGTTATGCGGATGACTGCAACATCTATGTGAGAACAAAGAAAGCTGGGAATCGTGTAATGAATTCCATTACTACATTTATCGAAGAGAAACTTCACTTGAAAGTAAATAAAGAGAAATCAGCAGTGGACCGGCCTTGGAAACGTAAGTTTCTTGGTTTTAGTTTCACCAATGGAAAGAATTCAAAAATTAGAATCGCAAAAGAAAGTATTATGCGTCTAAAACAGAAAATCAGGGAAATAACTTCACGTTCCAAGCCATTTCCTATGGAAGTAAGAATTGAGAAATTAAACAAATACCTGATGGGTTGGTGCGGGTATTACGCTTTAGCGGAGACACCTTCAAAGTTTGAGGAGTTCGATAAGTGGATAAGAAGAAGATTGCGCATGTGTATGTGGAAACAATGGAAGCTTCCACGGACAAAAGTCCGAAAGCTGATTAGCTTGGGTGTTCCTGACCACAAAGCATACGAATGGGGAAACACCAGAAAGAATTATTGGCGTATCTCCAAGAGTCCAATCTTAAGCAGAACCCTAGGCAACTCCTATTGGAGTAGACTAGGGCTCAAAAGTCTGTATCAAAGGTATGAATTTATTCGTAATACTTAA
- the ypeB gene encoding germination protein YpeB — protein MFRWIAIGVLSVAVIGTAVWGYNEYSEKNEIKIQAENEYQRSFHELTYYMDLLNDEIGTALAMNSKERLSPQFVDIWRLTSQAHSNVGQLPLGLLPFHKTEQFLSDIGEFTYQTAVRNLDDNPLTEEETQKLKDYYDQSGQIKDELRQVQHVALEEGLNWMDVELALSDENAQQDNTIVNGFQTVEKSVEGFGQADPENSTISTNTQDHSYKNLTGSEVTENEALQRAMEIFEIKDKDLLSISKSGEGADTPLYSISYNKDEEHGYMDMAIKGGHPLNLLVSREMKEKKVSLNEGSEKAKDYLASFGLEDMTLFQSSEYDHIGVYSYLYNDNGVRVYSDAVEVKVGLDNGDLLGLTTNSYFMNHTDREIPEPKISEDEARDNVNSTVDIQESHLAIIDNNAGEEVLTYEFLGIMDDETYRIFINAENGQEELVEKLDGKEVNYNSVL, from the coding sequence ATGTTTCGCTGGATCGCAATAGGTGTACTTAGTGTAGCTGTAATTGGAACAGCGGTATGGGGTTATAATGAATATAGTGAAAAGAACGAAATAAAAATACAGGCTGAAAATGAATACCAACGCTCATTTCACGAATTAACCTATTACATGGATTTATTAAATGATGAGATTGGAACTGCATTAGCGATGAATTCGAAAGAACGCTTATCACCTCAGTTCGTAGATATTTGGAGACTAACCTCACAAGCACATTCAAATGTAGGTCAATTACCTTTAGGGTTATTACCTTTTCATAAAACGGAACAGTTTTTATCAGATATCGGGGAATTCACATATCAAACTGCAGTTCGAAACTTAGATGATAATCCATTAACGGAAGAAGAAACCCAGAAGTTAAAAGACTATTACGATCAGTCTGGTCAAATTAAAGACGAGTTAAGACAAGTGCAACATGTTGCTTTAGAAGAAGGGTTAAATTGGATGGATGTTGAACTTGCACTGTCTGACGAGAATGCACAACAAGACAATACAATAGTGAATGGCTTCCAAACTGTTGAAAAGTCGGTGGAAGGATTTGGTCAAGCAGACCCCGAAAATTCAACTATAAGTACGAATACGCAAGATCATTCATATAAAAACTTGACTGGGTCTGAAGTAACAGAAAATGAAGCTTTACAGAGAGCGATGGAGATATTTGAAATTAAAGATAAAGATTTACTTTCGATTTCTAAAAGCGGTGAAGGTGCTGATACACCTTTATACAGTATTTCCTATAATAAGGATGAAGAACACGGATATATGGATATGGCGATTAAAGGGGGACACCCTTTAAATTTACTAGTTAGTCGTGAAATGAAAGAAAAAAAAGTCAGCTTAAATGAGGGCTCTGAAAAAGCAAAAGACTATTTAGCTTCGTTCGGACTTGAAGACATGACTTTATTCCAAAGCAGTGAATATGACCATATAGGTGTATATTCTTACTTATATAACGATAATGGTGTGCGAGTATACTCTGATGCTGTAGAGGTTAAAGTTGGTTTAGATAATGGAGATCTGCTAGGCCTAACTACTAATAGTTACTTTATGAATCACACAGATAGAGAAATACCAGAACCGAAAATTTCAGAAGATGAAGCAAGAGATAATGTGAATAGTACGGTCGATATTCAAGAAAGTCACTTAGCTATTATTGATAATAATGCTGGTGAAGAGGTATTAACCTATGAATTTCTCGGTATAATGGATGATGAGACTTACCGAATTTTCATAAATGCAGAAAATGGTCAAGAAGAACTGGTAGAGAAATTAGATGGTAAGGAAGTAAATTATAACTCAGTTCTATAA
- the sleB gene encoding spore cortex-lytic enzyme: MYFTQTDNTKTYAFSDQVIQQGAVGEDVIELQARLQYLGFYNGKIDGVFGWGTYWALRNFQYEFGMEIDGLAGQTTKDKLVQASNYDKEYVTEQINKGNQFTHYGGGDRNTDGQSNSGGGSGNSGEDTGGTPSVNVPQGYSQNDIQLMANAVYGEARGEPYEGQVAVAAVILNRLNSALFPDTVSGVIFEPRAFTAVADGQIWLEPNDKAREAVLDAINGWDPSGNALYYFNPDTATSGWIWTRPQIKQIGKHIFCK, encoded by the coding sequence ATGTATTTTACACAGACAGACAACACAAAAACATATGCATTTAGTGATCAAGTCATCCAACAAGGTGCGGTTGGAGAAGATGTTATTGAGCTACAAGCTAGATTACAGTATTTAGGTTTTTACAACGGCAAAATTGATGGAGTCTTTGGTTGGGGTACCTATTGGGCATTACGCAATTTCCAGTATGAATTTGGCATGGAAATAGATGGATTGGCAGGTCAAACAACAAAAGATAAATTAGTTCAAGCAAGTAATTACGATAAAGAATATGTTACAGAGCAAATAAACAAAGGAAATCAGTTTACGCACTATGGTGGCGGAGATAGGAACACAGATGGTCAAAGTAATTCAGGTGGTGGCAGTGGCAATAGTGGTGAAGACACTGGTGGTACTCCTTCAGTAAATGTTCCACAAGGTTATTCTCAAAATGATATTCAATTAATGGCAAATGCAGTATATGGAGAGGCAAGAGGTGAACCATACGAAGGTCAGGTTGCTGTTGCGGCCGTTATACTTAACCGTTTAAATAGTGCATTGTTCCCGGATACAGTATCAGGTGTCATTTTTGAACCACGTGCATTTACTGCAGTAGCTGATGGCCAAATCTGGTTAGAACCAAATGACAAAGCTAGAGAAGCAGTTTTAGATGCAATTAATGGTTGGGATCCTTCAGGAAATGCCCTTTACTATTTTAATCCTGATACTGCAACTTCTGGCTGGATTTGGACGAGACCACAAATTAAACAAATTGGTAAACATATATTTTGTAAATAG
- the prsW gene encoding glutamic-type intramembrane protease PrsW, whose protein sequence is MLSILSAGIAPALALLSYIYLKDKITEPIWLIIRMFILGALLVLPIMFIQYAISSEFNYDSIFIEAFFQIALLEEFFKWFVFMFVIYQHEEFDNHYDGIVYASSLSLGFASIENILYLITNGIEYAFLRAVFPVSSHALFGIIMGYYLGKAKTHTNYKKKNLTLAFLLPFLLHGIYNFILKGFSSFTLILTPFMVLLWIIALYRLKRANENTIIN, encoded by the coding sequence ATGTTGTCTATATTATCAGCTGGTATAGCACCTGCTTTAGCTTTGCTATCGTATATATATTTAAAGGATAAAATAACGGAACCTATTTGGTTAATTATACGAATGTTTATCTTAGGTGCTTTACTCGTACTACCTATAATGTTTATCCAATATGCAATATCTAGTGAATTTAATTACGATTCCATTTTCATCGAGGCTTTTTTCCAAATCGCGTTACTTGAAGAGTTTTTTAAGTGGTTTGTATTTATGTTTGTTATATACCAACATGAAGAATTTGATAATCATTATGATGGTATTGTTTATGCTAGTTCACTTAGTTTAGGATTTGCTTCTATTGAGAATATCCTTTATTTAATTACCAATGGAATAGAGTATGCATTTCTTCGAGCCGTTTTTCCAGTATCTTCTCACGCGTTATTTGGAATTATTATGGGATATTATTTAGGAAAAGCCAAAACTCATACTAATTATAAGAAAAAAAATCTCACTCTCGCATTCTTATTACCATTTCTTCTCCACGGAATATATAATTTTATTTTAAAAGGTTTTAGCAGTTTTACATTAATTCTGACTCCTTTTATGGTTTTATTATGGATAATTGCGTTGTACAGATTAAAAAGAGCGAATGAAAATACAATAATCAATTAA
- a CDS encoding asparaginase has product MTKKILLLATGGTIASEKKPNSDRLESGVLTGEELLKQCDIPSGIEVEVHSIFQKASIHLTFQDLLVLKSKIDELLLNSSFDGIVITQGTDTLEESSYFMNLITDYHIPIVFTGSQRSPLEVGTDSFINIKNAVLTACSEELNEVGVTVVFNERIFHSRYVRKEHASNIQGFNAFGYGYLGIIDNNQVRVFQKPTYKDYYKLQKKLPEVDIIKVYMNTDGKYIKAARDNQVDGIVIEGVGRGQVSPTMMQEIKQCIEEGIAVVITTSAVEGEVYPTYDYQGSTYDLLQNGVILGKDYDSKKARIKLMVGLASEIPLQTLFHPF; this is encoded by the coding sequence ATGACTAAAAAAATATTATTATTAGCTACTGGTGGTACCATAGCAAGTGAGAAGAAACCAAACAGTGATAGATTAGAATCTGGAGTCTTGACTGGAGAAGAATTACTTAAACAATGTGATATTCCTAGTGGAATTGAAGTAGAGGTTCATTCTATATTTCAAAAAGCAAGCATCCACTTAACATTTCAAGATTTACTGGTATTAAAATCGAAAATTGATGAACTTTTACTTAATAGTAGTTTTGATGGAATAGTCATTACTCAAGGTACCGACACATTAGAAGAATCTTCATACTTTATGAATCTTATTACTGATTACCATATTCCCATTGTTTTTACAGGTTCTCAGCGTTCTCCTTTAGAAGTTGGAACGGATTCTTTTATTAATATAAAAAATGCAGTTCTAACGGCTTGTAGTGAAGAACTAAATGAAGTGGGTGTGACAGTTGTATTTAATGAGCGTATTTTTCATTCACGTTATGTTCGAAAAGAACACGCTTCAAATATTCAGGGATTCAATGCGTTTGGATATGGATATTTAGGGATTATCGATAATAATCAAGTGCGTGTTTTCCAAAAGCCTACGTATAAGGATTATTATAAATTACAAAAGAAATTGCCTGAAGTAGATATTATTAAAGTGTATATGAATACTGATGGTAAGTATATTAAAGCAGCGAGAGATAATCAGGTTGATGGAATTGTAATTGAAGGGGTTGGAAGAGGACAAGTATCCCCAACGATGATGCAAGAAATTAAACAATGTATCGAAGAGGGTATTGCAGTGGTTATTACAACATCAGCTGTAGAGGGAGAAGTGTATCCAACTTACGATTATCAAGGAAGTACATATGATTTATTACAGAACGGTGTAATTCTTGGAAAAGATTATGATAGTAAAAAAGCGAGAATCAAGCTCATGGTAGGGCTTGCTAGTGAAATACCTCTACAGACACTTTTTCATCCATTCTAA
- a CDS encoding YpdA family putative bacillithiol disulfide reductase: MQQEDVIIIGAGPCGMATALELQKNGIEPLLIEKGNVAQTISNYPTHQTFFSSSDKLEIGDVPFITENKKPVRNQAMVYYREVAQRKELRIRPYEEVIGLVKNKNGKGYTITTSNIHKEQNVYYAAYVILATGYYDQPNYLEVPGESKPKVTHYFKEAHPYFNQNVVVIGGKNSSVDATIELHKAGAHVTVLYRGSNYSKSIKPWILPEFESLVRNGKVNMVFESTVKEINDHSLTYESQGESYTIDNDFVFAMTGYQPNYSLLRQAGVEIIKETGKPQFDKETLETNVDDLYIAGVIAAGYDNNKVFIENGRFHGKPIAESILRKQKNI; encoded by the coding sequence ATGCAACAAGAAGATGTTATTATAATTGGTGCAGGTCCATGTGGTATGGCTACTGCTCTTGAACTGCAAAAAAACGGCATAGAACCATTACTAATAGAAAAAGGGAACGTTGCTCAGACGATAAGTAATTACCCTACACATCAGACTTTTTTTAGTTCAAGTGACAAACTTGAGATTGGCGATGTTCCTTTTATTACTGAAAATAAGAAACCGGTAAGAAATCAAGCGATGGTTTATTATAGAGAAGTTGCACAAAGAAAAGAACTACGTATACGTCCCTATGAAGAAGTAATAGGACTAGTAAAAAATAAAAATGGTAAAGGCTATACAATTACTACATCAAATATACATAAAGAACAAAATGTATATTATGCGGCTTATGTTATATTAGCGACGGGTTATTATGATCAACCTAATTATCTAGAGGTTCCCGGTGAATCAAAACCAAAAGTAACGCATTATTTTAAAGAAGCTCATCCATACTTTAATCAAAATGTTGTTGTTATAGGAGGTAAAAATTCCTCCGTAGATGCTACAATTGAATTACATAAAGCTGGTGCTCATGTAACTGTCTTATATCGAGGTAGTAATTATTCTAAAAGTATTAAACCTTGGATTCTTCCTGAGTTTGAGTCATTAGTTCGTAATGGAAAAGTAAATATGGTATTTGAATCCACAGTTAAAGAAATTAATGACCACTCATTAACGTATGAATCTCAAGGTGAATCGTATACAATAGATAATGATTTTGTATTTGCGATGACGGGCTATCAGCCTAATTATTCCTTATTAAGACAAGCAGGCGTGGAAATAATTAAGGAAACCGGAAAACCTCAATTTGATAAAGAAACTCTGGAGACAAATGTAGACGATTTATATATTGCTGGAGTAATTGCTGCAGGATACGATAATAATAAAGTATTTATTGAAAATGGTCGTTTTCATGGAAAACCAATAGCAGAATCAATATTGCGTAAACAAAAGAATATATAA
- a CDS encoding Glu/Leu/Phe/Val family dehydrogenase encodes MVADKAADSSNVNQENMDVLNTTQTIIKSALDKLGYPEEVFELLKEPMRILTVRIPVRMDDGNVKVFTGYRAQHNDAVGPTKGGIRFHPNVTETEVKALSIWMSLKSGIVDLPYGGAKGGIICDPREMSFRELEALSRGYVRAVSQIVGPTKDIPAPDVFTNSQIMAWMMDEYSKIDEFNNPGFITGKPIVLGGSHGRESATAKGVTIVLNEAAKKKGIDIKGARVVIQGFGNAGSFLAKFLHDAGAKVVAISDAYGALYDPEGLDIDYLLDRRDSFGTVTKLFNNTISNDALFELDCDIIVPAAVENQITRENAHNIKASIVVEAANGPTTMEATKILTERDILIVPDVLASAGGVTVSYFEWVQNNQGFYWSEEEIDNKLHEIMIKSFNNIYNMSKTRRIDMRLAAYMVGVRKMAEASRFRGWV; translated from the coding sequence ATGGTAGCCGATAAAGCAGCAGATTCTTCAAATGTGAATCAAGAAAATATGGATGTTTTAAATACAACACAAACTATTATTAAAAGTGCATTGGATAAACTTGGTTACCCAGAAGAGGTATTTGAATTATTAAAAGAACCGATGCGGATTCTAACGGTCCGTATACCTGTAAGAATGGATGACGGTAATGTAAAAGTGTTTACAGGTTATCGTGCTCAGCACAATGATGCAGTGGGTCCTACCAAAGGTGGAATACGCTTTCATCCTAATGTTACTGAAACAGAAGTAAAGGCGCTTTCTATTTGGATGAGTTTGAAATCGGGGATTGTTGATCTTCCTTATGGTGGAGCTAAAGGAGGAATTATTTGCGATCCTCGTGAAATGTCTTTCCGTGAATTAGAAGCATTAAGTCGCGGTTATGTACGTGCGGTTAGCCAAATAGTAGGTCCGACAAAAGATATACCTGCACCTGATGTATTTACTAATTCTCAAATTATGGCGTGGATGATGGATGAATATAGTAAGATTGATGAATTTAACAATCCTGGGTTTATAACTGGTAAACCAATTGTCCTTGGTGGATCGCATGGGAGAGAATCTGCTACTGCAAAAGGTGTAACAATCGTTTTAAATGAAGCAGCTAAAAAGAAAGGCATAGATATAAAAGGAGCCCGTGTTGTTATACAAGGGTTTGGAAATGCTGGAAGCTTTTTAGCTAAGTTTTTACATGATGCCGGGGCGAAAGTTGTCGCAATATCTGATGCGTACGGTGCCTTGTATGATCCAGAAGGCTTGGATATTGATTATTTATTGGATCGCCGTGACAGTTTTGGTACGGTAACGAAATTATTTAATAATACAATTTCCAATGATGCATTATTTGAATTAGACTGCGATATTATTGTACCAGCTGCTGTTGAGAATCAGATAACTCGTGAAAATGCTCATAATATAAAAGCATCTATTGTAGTTGAAGCAGCTAACGGACCTACAACGATGGAAGCAACAAAAATACTAACAGAACGTGACATATTAATTGTACCAGATGTTTTAGCTTCTGCTGGAGGAGTTACTGTATCTTACTTTGAATGGGTGCAAAACAATCAAGGGTTCTATTGGTCAGAAGAAGAAATAGATAATAAATTACACGAAATAATGATTAAATCATTTAACAACATCTATAATATGTCGAAAACACGGAGAATTGATATGAGATTAGCTGCATATATGGTTGGTGTTAGAAAGATGGCAGAAGCATCTCGTTTCCGTGGTTGGGTATAG
- a CDS encoding genetic competence negative regulator translates to MRIERVSTDQFKIFLTFDDLIERGFTREDLWHDASNVRSLFSDMMYEASSELGIELEGMLLVQVHLMQAQGMHIFVTQQYEDNSEDEDYIEMKVTLDESKELIFSFMDFEDIISVTSYLDPMGLENIRLYYMEDRYYMILDHIELSRVDKEDIIGVMSEYANPSIVTSHRIEEYGKLIMEENTVQQIKRFFY, encoded by the coding sequence ATGCGAATAGAGCGTGTTTCTACAGATCAATTTAAAATTTTTTTAACGTTTGATGATCTTATTGAGCGTGGTTTTACAAGAGAAGATTTATGGCATGATGCATCAAATGTTCGAAGCTTATTCAGTGATATGATGTATGAAGCAAGTAGTGAACTAGGTATTGAATTAGAAGGAATGTTATTAGTCCAAGTTCATTTAATGCAAGCTCAAGGAATGCATATATTTGTAACACAACAATACGAGGATAATAGTGAGGATGAAGATTACATCGAGATGAAGGTTACTTTGGATGAGAGTAAAGAACTAATTTTTTCCTTTATGGACTTTGAAGATATAATCTCTGTTACATCTTATTTAGATCCAATGGGATTGGAAAACATACGACTTTATTATATGGAAGATAGATATTATATGATTTTAGATCATATTGAGTTATCGAGAGTCGATAAAGAGGATATAATTGGAGTTATGTCTGAATACGCTAATCCTAGTATTGTCACTTCTCATCGAATTGAAGAATATGGGAAACTGATTATGGAAGAGAATACAGTTCAGCAAATCAAGCGATTCTTTTACTAA
- a CDS encoding CPBP family intramembrane glutamic endopeptidase — MRQDEIIKQLSDKELRFQLVFSQILFLAGSILLSFILFPSWEAWLNYFDFNFNEIVLIGSGTAFVVILFDFILMKVFPKESLDDGGINKRIFENQPISFIVGFTLLVAISEELFFRGTIQTTFGYVFASLLFAFVHIRYLKKPVLFLSVVLASFFIGWIFERTENLLITITAHFIIDLVLGLIIRFKK; from the coding sequence ATGAGACAAGATGAAATCATAAAGCAATTATCCGATAAAGAATTAAGATTTCAATTAGTTTTTTCTCAAATTTTATTTTTAGCTGGAAGTATTTTATTAAGTTTTATTTTGTTTCCTTCTTGGGAAGCATGGTTGAATTACTTTGATTTTAATTTTAATGAAATAGTATTAATCGGCAGCGGAACGGCATTCGTTGTGATATTATTTGATTTTATACTGATGAAAGTTTTTCCAAAAGAATCATTGGATGATGGTGGAATTAATAAGAGAATTTTTGAAAATCAGCCTATATCGTTCATTGTTGGTTTTACGTTATTAGTAGCAATAAGTGAAGAATTATTCTTTCGTGGAACAATTCAAACTACTTTCGGTTATGTATTTGCAAGTTTATTATTTGCTTTCGTACATATCCGTTATTTAAAAAAACCAGTATTATTTTTATCCGTAGTTTTAGCAAGCTTTTTTATTGGTTGGATATTTGAACGTACGGAAAATTTACTTATTACCATAACCGCTCATTTTATTATTGATTTAGTATTAGGTTTAATTATTCGTTTCAAGAAATGA
- a CDS encoding RecQ family ATP-dependent DNA helicase: protein MVQPNVNLQQTLKYYFQYDSFRQGQEEIITDVMNGNDVLGVLPTGSGKSICYQLPAILQDGVTIVVSPLISLMIDQVKELKAKGIKKVIALNSFLSREERYNVLTNLGDYRLIYVSPEWLQNASFVHKLKQINVTLFVIDEAHCISQWGHEFRPDYLKLHDIIAKLENPTILALSATATPDVQEDIIHSLNRSHITKHIFPMDRDNIAFCIETMDSINEKKERIQELIQQYHVPTLIYFTSRYLAEETSRWLSSIVPDRNIAYYHGGMEATDRVHIQQQFMNNQLDVICCTSAFGMGINKSDIRLVIHYHLPSQIESYIQEVGRAGRDGEESVAVILYATGDWILPKQIIQQELPMKEDIYRMIDWLKGLSNQDQSTLIDEEVIANLQISEVQWRFIRSQLEKHDMIVENQLITEDVNIENIKAKITNHIEDRLTYKEKKLKEMIHWVNSDQCYREKLYMPFQNSYRPSIGQCCSNCGFQWSNWQPETIIIKSRESLSWESKLQSIFHITGVEHETR from the coding sequence ATGGTACAACCCAACGTTAACTTACAGCAAACTCTTAAATATTATTTCCAATATGATAGTTTCCGCCAAGGACAGGAAGAAATTATTACCGACGTAATGAATGGTAATGATGTTCTGGGAGTGCTGCCAACAGGTTCTGGAAAGTCAATTTGCTATCAGCTTCCAGCAATTTTACAAGATGGAGTGACAATTGTTGTATCTCCATTAATTTCATTAATGATCGATCAAGTAAAGGAATTAAAAGCAAAGGGAATTAAAAAGGTTATCGCTTTGAACAGTTTTCTATCTAGAGAAGAAAGGTATAATGTTCTAACTAATCTAGGGGATTATCGTCTGATATATGTCTCGCCTGAATGGCTTCAGAATGCTTCCTTTGTTCATAAATTGAAACAAATTAATGTTACATTATTCGTAATTGACGAAGCTCATTGTATATCGCAATGGGGACATGAGTTTCGGCCAGATTACCTGAAACTTCATGACATCATTGCTAAACTAGAAAATCCTACTATCTTAGCATTGAGTGCGACCGCAACTCCGGATGTACAAGAAGATATCATTCATAGTTTAAATAGATCTCATATAACAAAACATATCTTTCCAATGGATAGAGATAATATCGCTTTTTGTATAGAGACGATGGATAGTATAAACGAAAAGAAGGAGCGAATTCAGGAATTAATTCAACAATATCATGTACCAACTCTTATTTATTTTACAAGTCGATATTTAGCAGAGGAAACTTCTAGGTGGTTATCCTCCATCGTGCCAGACAGAAATATTGCTTATTATCATGGTGGGATGGAAGCGACCGATCGAGTTCATATTCAACAACAATTTATGAATAACCAGCTAGATGTAATTTGTTGTACAAGTGCTTTTGGTATGGGAATCAATAAATCCGATATAAGACTTGTTATACATTATCATCTACCATCGCAAATAGAATCCTATATTCAAGAAGTTGGAAGAGCAGGAAGAGATGGGGAAGAGAGTGTGGCGGTGATCTTATATGCTACTGGTGACTGGATATTACCTAAACAAATTATTCAACAAGAACTTCCAATGAAAGAAGATATTTACCGGATGATTGATTGGCTAAAGGGATTATCAAATCAAGATCAAAGCACCCTAATTGATGAAGAAGTAATTGCCAATCTACAGATTAGCGAAGTTCAGTGGAGGTTCATACGGTCACAGCTAGAAAAACATGATATGATAGTGGAAAATCAACTGATTACAGAAGATGTTAATATAGAAAATATAAAGGCTAAAATCACGAATCATATAGAAGACCGACTAACCTACAAAGAGAAAAAACTCAAAGAGATGATCCACTGGGTAAATAGTGATCAATGCTACCGTGAAAAACTCTACATGCCATTTCAAAACAGCTATCGTCCAAGTATAGGACAATGTTGTAGTAATTGTGGTTTTCAGTGGAGTAATTGGCAGCCGGAAACAATCATTATTAAATCTCGTGAATCTTTATCGTGGGAAAGTAAATTACAATCTATTTTTCATATAACCGGGGTAGAACATGAGACAAGATGA